Proteins encoded together in one Pectinophora gossypiella chromosome 20, ilPecGoss1.1, whole genome shotgun sequence window:
- the LOC126376370 gene encoding caskin-1-like has translation MNKQIRNSSPPAGTPSERPRPSSEGKPQSYTAGGKDCFVGQQDAGLREHDLGNENGLGLSKSLDVRELRSGRKSDRVPGRTDKEARVSLTSLSVGRDALMVLPGPSRKDATSDGEDTEGSVVSMRSVASAGSGVSRAAKRARLPGPATNGGSPKSKRKPRPRQKPEIEIDDNDPYLSSVSVSSTRSKDTLPRVEDLASEMREQPVADLGARILESMETVTKVADHSKNLKGNFVRSLRLAAITAKAAADEMAQRTASIGSEGWLERENANLRSKLSGVEDRLKTLQAEMELLRQRERAPPRKEDRRQPARGADEILMDRIGALVENKLAAFKAELLPGRAIRPPLGKRLVTSDAPAAALPPPPPPKPRRGSDEILMDRVGALIERKLADFKAELYPDRVRRPNQEPAPVAPVVAPATAAPKKKKKKKAKKGGKKGANLQPPPVPKGAPAVTATVAGPSGLQTRSWAQVAGKKPASRPSERAAASKPKPAKPQKPAQQASSVRAKPARPPNTAVVAVTVPEGADTTYAAVMGAAKQRVSLAECGISDLRQKRAATGGLILEVPGPDSARKADDLAARLRSALTDMNVRISRPVKTGEIRVTDFDESVTQADIASAIADQGGCSREDVKVGEIRLSPRMMGTAWVKCPLIAIRKLAGTARLRVGWASARVQVLTARPLQCFKCLEMGHVRSQCPNAEDRSSCCYKCGLTGHKTGSCQAREPKCPVCTDLGRPSNHRLGSQQCTPPKRRKGRGQQQNPQPSRDVAPSSRQGESPPEAMEAQDSLP, from the coding sequence ATGAATAAGCAGATCCGAAATTCTAGTCCGCCGGCGGGCACTCCAAGCGAGCGACCCCGCCCCTCTTCGGAGGGCAAGCCCCAATCGTATACGGCGGGGGGCAAAGACTGCTTCGTAGGCCAGCAAGATGCTGGCCTCCGTGAACACGACTTAGGCAACGAAAACGGTTTAGGATTGAGCAAAAGTTTGGATGTGAGGGAACTGAGAAGTGGGAGAAAATCGGACAGAGTTCCGGGAAGAACAGACAAGGAAGCCAGGGTCAGTCTTACTAGTCTGTCGGTCGGGCGGGACGCGCTAATGGTGCTCCCCGGCCCGAGTAGGAAGGATGCCACGAGCGACGGAGAGGACACGGAGGGCTCCGTCGTTTCAATGAGATCGGTGGCTTCAGCAGGTTCCGGAGTCTCTCGCGCTGCAAAGCGTGCAAGACTGCCAGGGCCTGCAACAAACGGAGGGTCGCCGAAGTCGAAGCGCAAGCCTCGACCTAGGCAAAAACCAGAGATCGAGATAGATGATAACGATCCCTATCTATCCTCGGTATCAGTGTCATCCACACGATCCAAGGACACTCTGCCCAGGGTGGAGGACCTGGCGTCGGAAATGAGGGAACAGCCAGTGGCCGACCTAGGAGCTCGAATCCTCGAATCCATGGAGACGGTCACCAAAGTCGCGGATCACTCCAAGAACCTGAAGGGCAATTTTGTACGGTCCTTGAGGTTGGCGGCGATCACGGCAAAGGCTGCGGCTGACGAAATGGCGCAACGAACGGCGTCGATTGGCAGCGAGGGATGGCTTGAGAGGGAAAACGCAAACTTGCGCTCCAAACTCTCAGGGGTGGAGGATAGGCTTAAGACCCTGCAGGCCGAGATGGAGCTTCTCCGCCAGCGGGAGCGCGCGCCTCCTAGAAAAGAGGACAGAAGACAGCCCGCCAGGGGCGCCGATGAAATCCTAATGGATCGCATCGGAGCCCTTGTCGAAAACAAGCTGGCTGCCTTCAAGGCGGAACTACTCCCAGGCCGAGCCATCAGGCCGCCCCTGGGTAAGAGGCTGGTGACAAGCGACGCTCCAGCAGCGGCGCTACCACCACCGCCGCCACCTAAGCCGAGAAGGGGCTCTGACGAGATCCTCATGGATAGAGTTGGAGCCCTGATCGAGAGGAAGCTGGCCGACTTCAAAGCTGAGCTGTATCCGGACAGGGTCCGCAGACCGAACCAGGAACCAGCTCCAGTCGCTCCAGTAGTGGCGCCTGCGACAGCAGCgcccaagaagaagaagaagaagaaagcaaAAAAGGGTGGGAAGAAAGGTGCCAACCTGCAGCCGCCCCCAGTGCCGAAGGGTGCTCCGGCAGTGACAGCGACAGTAGCGGGTCCCTCAGGACTTCAGACCCGTTCATGGGCCCAGGTCGCGGGCAAGAAGCCTGCCTCTCGACCATCTGAGAGGGCAGCTGCTTCAAAGCCCAAACCGGCTAAGCCACAAAAGCCAGCCCAACAGGCGAGCAGTGTTAGAGCCAAGCCAGCTCGGCCCCCTAACACTGCTGTTGTGGCCGTGACTGTCCCCGAAGGGGCTGACACCACCTATGCTGCGGTCATGGGTGCAGCAAAGCAGCGCGTGAGTCTCGCAGAATGCGGGATCTCTGATCTTCGGCAGAAGAGGGCTGCGACCGGTGGACTGATCCTAGAGGTCCCTGGTCCTGACAGTGCTAGGAAGGCAGATGACCTCGCCGCGCGCCTGCGCAGCGCTCTCACGGATATGAATGTGCGCATATCGCGTCCGGTGAAGACTGGCGAGATCAGGGTCACGGACTTTGATGAGTCCGTAACCCAGGCTGACATCGCTTCTGCGATCGCGGACCAGGGGGGCTGTTCGCGGGAGGATGTCAAAGTCGGAGAAATCCGCCTTTCGCCACGGATGATGGGCACAGCTTGGGTTAAGTGCCCGCTCATCGCTATCCGCAAACTCGCAGGCACGGCGAGGCTAAGAGTGGGGTGGGCGTCGGCGCGAGTCCAGGTGTTAACGGCTAGGCCGTTGCAATGCTTCAAATGCCTGGAGATGGGACATGTCAGATCTCAATGTCCCAACGCCGAGGACCGCAGCAGCTGCTGCTACAAATGTGGCCTGACTGGTCACAAAACAGGCAGCTGTCAAGCACGCGAGCCCAAGTGCCCGGTCTGTACAGACCTCGGGCGACCGTCGAATCACCGACTGGGTAGCCAGCAGTGCACCCCTCCTAAGAGGAGAAAGGGCAGAGGACAGCAGCAGAATCCTCAACCCAGCCGTGACGTAGCGCCATCTTCGCGCCAGGGCGAAAGCCCACCGGAGGCTATGGAGGCCCAAGATTCCCTCCCCTAA